From Demequina lutea, a single genomic window includes:
- the coaBC gene encoding bifunctional phosphopantothenoylcysteine decarboxylase/phosphopantothenate--cysteine ligase CoaBC: MRVLLGVTGGIAAYKVAVVVRRLRADGHAVRVIPTEASLHFVGRATWEALTGEPAPSGVFENVPGVEHIRLGRRADVVLIAPATADFLAQVAAGTARDLLGSALLATTAPVLMAPAMHTEMWNHPATRANVETLRARGVHVIEPAVGRLTGPDSGPGRLPEPDDIVEALYAVAAGHGLEALGTEQDKPWGDLHGISIVISAGGTREPIDLVRFLGNRSSGRQGFALAEAARERGASVTVVAANVALPLGEGIERIDVETSQELGAAVKAAAQTADVVIMAAAVADFRPETVAGHKIKKSSDSGLVLTLVQTEDVLSALVASRREGQVIVGFAAETGDGAADVLEHGRRKARRKGADLLIVNPVGEGMGFGDVPNTVAMLDARGEQVGAASGSKLAVAHAILDKARTLVGA; the protein is encoded by the coding sequence ATGCGCGTGCTGCTGGGAGTGACCGGCGGCATTGCCGCCTACAAGGTCGCGGTTGTCGTCAGACGGTTGCGTGCGGACGGCCATGCCGTCAGGGTGATCCCCACAGAGGCGTCCCTCCACTTTGTGGGCCGTGCGACGTGGGAAGCCCTCACGGGTGAGCCCGCACCTTCGGGCGTGTTCGAGAACGTGCCGGGCGTGGAACACATCCGTTTGGGCCGGCGGGCCGACGTCGTGCTCATCGCTCCCGCCACCGCGGACTTCCTGGCCCAGGTCGCTGCGGGGACCGCCCGCGACCTGCTCGGGTCGGCCCTGCTCGCCACCACGGCACCCGTGCTGATGGCGCCAGCGATGCATACCGAGATGTGGAATCATCCAGCGACTCGAGCCAATGTCGAGACCCTGCGAGCTCGAGGCGTTCACGTCATCGAGCCCGCCGTGGGGCGCCTCACCGGTCCGGATTCCGGCCCGGGCAGGCTTCCCGAACCCGATGACATCGTGGAGGCTCTGTACGCGGTCGCAGCGGGGCATGGGCTCGAGGCTCTCGGCACGGAGCAAGACAAGCCGTGGGGTGATCTCCATGGCATCTCGATAGTGATTTCCGCCGGAGGCACAAGGGAACCGATTGATCTCGTACGCTTTCTCGGCAATCGCTCTTCCGGTCGCCAAGGATTCGCCCTGGCAGAGGCGGCTCGCGAGCGCGGCGCCTCCGTGACGGTGGTCGCAGCGAACGTGGCTCTTCCCCTTGGCGAAGGTATCGAGAGGATCGACGTAGAGACAAGCCAGGAGCTCGGTGCCGCAGTGAAGGCCGCCGCGCAGACGGCGGACGTGGTCATCATGGCCGCCGCGGTGGCCGACTTTCGCCCCGAGACCGTCGCCGGCCACAAGATCAAGAAGTCGAGCGACAGCGGACTTGTGTTGACGCTCGTTCAGACCGAAGACGTGTTGTCCGCCCTCGTTGCCTCGCGGCGTGAGGGCCAAGTCATCGTCGGGTTCGCGGCGGAAACCGGCGACGGTGCCGCGGACGTGCTTGAGCATGGGCGGCGGAAGGCGCGCCGCAAGGGCGCGGACCTCCTCATCGTGAACCCGGTGGGCGAGGGGATGGGCTTCGGCGATGTACCCAACACCGTGGCGATGCTCGACGCTCGCGGCGAGCAGGTGGGCGCGGCATCGGGAAGCAAGTTGGCGGTGGCCCACGCGATCCTGGACAAGGCCCGCACGCTCGTGGGCGCGTAG
- the metK gene encoding methionine adenosyltransferase, which produces MSLRQFSSESVTEGHPDKICDQVSDAILDEMLRQDPLSRVAVETMVTTGQVHVAGEVTTEAYVDIPSTIRDVVRDIGYTSSTVGFDADSCGVLVSIGEQSADIWLGVGHATDSETQELGAGDQGLMFGFACRDTAELMPMPIAMAHALTARLAEVRKKGIVDGLRPDGKAQVTIGYDGDTPISVDTVVVSSQHRGGLDIGQLREAIESEVIAPVLSRFALDSSGHRSLINPTGRFEVGGPMGDAGVTGRKIIVDTYGGMARHGGGAFSGKDPSKVDRSAAYAMRWVAKNVVAAGLADRCELQVAYAIGTAVPVGLYVETFGTHTVDPDRIVKAIREVFDLRPSALIDQLDLRRPIYRATASYGHFGRELPDFTWERTDRADALAAAV; this is translated from the coding sequence ATGTCCCTCCGCCAATTTTCCTCCGAGTCCGTGACCGAGGGCCACCCCGACAAGATCTGCGATCAGGTCTCCGACGCCATCCTTGACGAGATGCTGCGCCAGGATCCGCTGTCGCGAGTCGCGGTCGAGACGATGGTAACCACCGGTCAAGTGCACGTCGCAGGTGAGGTGACCACCGAGGCCTACGTCGACATTCCCTCCACCATCCGCGACGTCGTCCGCGACATCGGCTACACCTCGTCAACGGTCGGCTTTGATGCGGACTCATGCGGCGTCTTGGTCTCGATCGGCGAGCAGAGCGCCGACATCTGGTTGGGCGTCGGCCATGCCACCGACTCGGAAACGCAAGAGCTCGGCGCGGGCGACCAGGGACTCATGTTTGGCTTCGCGTGCCGCGACACGGCTGAGTTGATGCCGATGCCCATCGCGATGGCCCACGCGCTCACCGCGCGACTGGCCGAGGTGCGCAAGAAGGGGATTGTCGACGGGCTTCGCCCTGACGGTAAGGCCCAGGTGACGATCGGCTATGACGGCGATACTCCGATCAGCGTCGACACCGTCGTCGTCTCGAGCCAGCACCGCGGGGGGCTCGACATCGGGCAGTTGCGGGAGGCGATCGAGTCCGAGGTGATTGCTCCCGTGCTTTCCCGATTCGCGTTGGACTCATCGGGCCATCGATCCCTCATCAACCCCACCGGCAGGTTCGAGGTGGGCGGCCCCATGGGCGACGCCGGAGTGACGGGTCGCAAGATCATCGTCGATACCTATGGCGGAATGGCGCGCCACGGCGGCGGAGCGTTCTCGGGGAAGGACCCATCCAAGGTCGACCGCTCGGCCGCATACGCGATGCGCTGGGTCGCCAAGAATGTCGTCGCGGCGGGCCTCGCTGACAGGTGTGAGTTGCAGGTGGCCTACGCGATCGGCACGGCCGTTCCCGTTGGCCTCTACGTCGAGACCTTCGGGACGCACACCGTCGACCCCGATCGCATCGTCAAGGCGATCCGCGAGGTCTTTGACCTGCGACCCTCCGCGCTTATCGATCAGCTCGACCTGCGTCGGCCGATCTACAGGGCGACCGCGAGCTACGGCCACTTTGGCCGCGAACTGCCCGACTTCACCTGGGAACGCACCGACAGGGCCGACGCATTGGCGGCCGCGGTCTAG
- the fmt gene encoding methionyl-tRNA formyltransferase → MRLIFAGTPEVAIPALAALIDAGHEIALVLTQPDAKGRRGSGLHPSVVKQYALDHGLTVETPAKASAPDFVERVRGIHADAAGVVAYGQILRPSLIAATAHGWVNLHFSLLPAWRGAAPVQRALQAGDDLTGASTFLIEEGLDTGPVIGQVTERIKPADTAGDLLGRLAKVGASLLVDSIEALGGGFAMPQPQSEDGVSHAAKLSRDDALVRWDLPAHVIDRAIRACTPAPGAWTTLPDGSTAKIGPVVPVDGPATTPGLMRATEEGIVIGTGGKPVTLSWIQPAGKKVMDARDWWRGARWADGALLGEA, encoded by the coding sequence ATGCGCCTCATCTTCGCCGGCACCCCCGAGGTCGCCATCCCGGCGCTCGCCGCACTGATCGACGCGGGTCACGAGATAGCGCTCGTGTTGACCCAGCCCGATGCGAAGGGCAGAAGGGGTTCTGGGCTCCACCCCAGCGTCGTGAAGCAATACGCGCTCGACCACGGGCTGACCGTCGAGACGCCCGCGAAGGCGTCCGCGCCCGACTTCGTGGAGCGGGTGCGTGGGATTCACGCCGATGCCGCTGGCGTCGTCGCGTACGGACAGATCCTGCGGCCGTCGCTCATCGCCGCGACCGCGCACGGGTGGGTCAACCTCCACTTCTCGCTGCTTCCGGCATGGCGCGGGGCCGCCCCGGTCCAGCGTGCGCTTCAAGCGGGAGATGACCTCACCGGCGCGTCGACGTTTCTCATTGAGGAGGGGCTCGACACGGGCCCCGTCATCGGTCAAGTGACCGAGAGAATCAAGCCGGCAGACACGGCCGGGGACCTCCTCGGACGCCTCGCGAAGGTGGGGGCGTCCTTGCTTGTGGATTCGATCGAGGCGCTCGGCGGTGGCTTTGCCATGCCGCAGCCGCAATCGGAGGACGGCGTGAGCCACGCGGCCAAGCTGTCCCGCGACGACGCACTGGTGCGCTGGGACCTGCCCGCTCACGTGATCGATAGGGCCATCCGCGCCTGTACTCCGGCGCCGGGAGCCTGGACGACGCTTCCGGACGGTTCCACCGCCAAGATCGGTCCAGTCGTGCCAGTGGACGGCCCGGCGACGACGCCTGGACTGATGAGAGCGACCGAAGAGGGCATCGTGATAGGCACCGGCGGCAAGCCCGTGACGCTCAGCTGGATACAGCCGGCGGGCAAGAAGGTCATGGATGCGCGCGACTGGTGGCGGGGTGCGCGCTGGGCCGACGGCGCGCTGTTGGGTGAGGCATGA
- a CDS encoding RsmB/NOP family class I SAM-dependent RNA methyltransferase produces MSTSARKAALACVLAVVEDDAYANIAMSTIVREAGLSQRDAAFATELAYGSLRMSGFYDEVISVASGREPSSLEATVRAVLWIGAHQALDMSTPPHATVSESVDLAKHGGAARASGLVNAVMRRITERTREEWVSAVAPGNGITDLSIRTSHPEWIVAELEASLAARGRSGELEALLDSHNDAAAVTLASRPGLIDRDALASQSGGTATEYSPYGVVLKAGSPGKVAAVRDGAAGVQDEGSQLVAAALASAAARPASAQERWLDACAGPGGKTALLGALAAERGATLAALELHPHRATLVRDNVRSLPRGVVDVHVGDATEWNGGPFDRILVDAPCTGLGALRRRPEARWRRSPEDLRELTDLQTRILAHSATRLAPGGVIAYVTCSPVLAETREIVEASGLEQLDARAALADVTGTGLEAWGQGPDVQLWTHAHGTDSMYLALLTAPDGR; encoded by the coding sequence ATGAGCACCTCGGCAAGGAAGGCAGCACTCGCGTGCGTGCTCGCGGTGGTGGAGGACGATGCCTACGCGAACATCGCGATGTCGACGATCGTCCGTGAGGCGGGCCTGTCACAGCGTGACGCGGCCTTCGCCACCGAGCTTGCGTACGGTTCTTTGCGAATGAGCGGGTTCTACGACGAGGTCATTTCCGTCGCGTCGGGGCGTGAACCCTCCTCGCTCGAGGCGACCGTGAGGGCCGTCCTGTGGATCGGCGCCCACCAGGCACTCGACATGAGCACGCCTCCGCATGCGACCGTGTCGGAATCCGTTGACCTTGCGAAGCACGGGGGAGCGGCCCGCGCGAGTGGCCTCGTCAACGCCGTGATGCGGCGCATCACGGAACGCACTCGCGAGGAGTGGGTCTCGGCCGTCGCGCCTGGCAACGGAATTACCGATCTGTCGATTCGCACCTCGCACCCCGAGTGGATCGTCGCCGAACTTGAGGCATCGCTTGCCGCACGGGGCCGGTCGGGCGAACTCGAGGCCCTGCTCGACTCGCACAACGACGCTGCGGCCGTGACGCTCGCGTCGCGCCCCGGACTGATCGATCGGGACGCGCTCGCCTCGCAATCCGGGGGGACGGCCACCGAATACTCGCCTTACGGAGTCGTTCTCAAGGCAGGTTCACCCGGAAAGGTGGCGGCGGTGCGCGACGGCGCTGCTGGCGTCCAGGACGAGGGTTCACAACTGGTCGCCGCGGCCCTCGCATCGGCGGCAGCGCGGCCAGCGAGCGCACAGGAGCGCTGGCTCGACGCCTGTGCGGGTCCCGGTGGTAAGACGGCCCTACTCGGAGCGCTCGCCGCCGAAAGGGGGGCCACCCTCGCTGCCCTCGAACTTCACCCACACCGCGCGACCCTCGTGCGTGACAACGTGCGTTCCCTGCCACGAGGGGTGGTCGACGTCCACGTGGGCGACGCGACCGAGTGGAACGGGGGACCCTTTGACAGGATCCTGGTGGACGCTCCTTGTACCGGTCTCGGGGCGCTGCGGCGTCGCCCGGAGGCGCGGTGGAGGCGTTCGCCGGAAGACCTCCGTGAACTCACGGACCTGCAAACGCGCATCCTTGCCCACTCCGCCACGCGGCTCGCTCCCGGTGGCGTCATTGCTTACGTCACGTGTTCGCCTGTGCTCGCGGAGACTAGGGAGATCGTCGAGGCGAGCGGCCTTGAACAGCTCGACGCTCGTGCCGCCCTGGCTGATGTGACTGGCACGGGGCTCGAGGCTTGGGGGCAGGGTCCCGACGTGCAATTGTGGACCCACGCTCACGGCACCGATTCGATGTACTTGGCGCTCCTCACGGCGCCAGACGGGCGCTAG
- the rpe gene encoding ribulose-phosphate 3-epimerase, producing MSIRIAPSILSADFGRLESEIFEVASADFIHVDVMDNHFVPNLTIGLPVVERLAQISPVPLDVHLMIADPDRWAAKYAEVGAASCTYHFEAANNPLQVARDIRSTGSRAAVAIKPGTPAEAVFDLLTEVDMVLVMTVEPGFGGQEFMREMLPKLGALRKAAADAGTDIWLEVDGGISVETAPEAVAAGADTLVAGSSVFGHLDRAAAIANLRVAAR from the coding sequence ATGAGCATTCGTATTGCGCCGTCCATTCTTTCGGCCGACTTCGGGAGGCTTGAGAGCGAGATTTTCGAGGTCGCGAGCGCAGACTTCATCCATGTCGACGTCATGGACAATCACTTCGTGCCGAACCTCACGATCGGACTTCCCGTCGTTGAGCGCCTGGCCCAAATCTCGCCGGTTCCCCTCGATGTCCACCTGATGATTGCCGACCCCGACCGCTGGGCGGCCAAGTACGCTGAAGTCGGCGCGGCATCGTGCACGTATCACTTTGAGGCCGCGAACAATCCGCTACAGGTGGCGAGGGACATCCGCTCCACCGGATCCCGCGCGGCCGTGGCGATCAAGCCAGGAACGCCAGCGGAGGCGGTGTTTGATCTCCTTACCGAGGTCGACATGGTGCTGGTGATGACTGTCGAGCCAGGCTTCGGAGGCCAGGAGTTCATGCGGGAGATGCTGCCGAAGTTGGGTGCGTTACGGAAGGCGGCGGCCGACGCGGGCACCGACATCTGGCTCGAGGTCGATGGGGGCATCAGCGTGGAGACCGCGCCAGAGGCAGTCGCGGCAGGCGCGGACACTCTGGTCGCCGGATCGTCCGTCTTCGGCCATCTGGACCGTGCTGCGGCGATCGCCAACCTGCGCGTAGCGGCCAGGTAG
- the ribD gene encoding bifunctional diaminohydroxyphosphoribosylaminopyrimidine deaminase/5-amino-6-(5-phosphoribosylamino)uracil reductase RibD, producing MEETLDQKAALDRAVALAALGPEFGPNPRVGAVITDPSGRVLAEGFHRGAGTPHAEAAALARALTSGMNVDGATAYVSLEPCNHTGRTGPCSQALVDAGIARVVYAVADPDPRAVGGAQYMAARGVDVVHAPHAQAEAVNRKWLIAMRQGRPYVIAKWAQTLDGKISASDGTSFWITGREAREHVHQLRVRVDAILVGTGTVLVDDPELSARPESVLEPHQPLRAIMGTRSTAGARVWRDENAVALGTHDPEAALATLWEREVRTVIVEGGAAIHTAFLVAGLVDELNVYVAPVLLGTGTQAVADLGIRTMADALRGQDTSLQTLGVDCLVTAHLPKG from the coding sequence GTGGAGGAGACGCTCGACCAGAAGGCAGCGCTCGACAGGGCGGTTGCCCTTGCCGCATTGGGTCCGGAGTTTGGGCCCAATCCCAGGGTGGGAGCGGTCATCACCGATCCTTCGGGCCGCGTGCTTGCAGAGGGCTTTCATCGTGGCGCAGGCACTCCGCACGCGGAGGCGGCGGCTCTCGCCCGAGCGTTGACGTCCGGCATGAACGTGGACGGCGCGACGGCGTACGTGAGCCTCGAGCCATGCAACCACACGGGCCGGACGGGCCCGTGCTCGCAAGCGCTCGTCGACGCAGGGATCGCTCGCGTCGTCTACGCGGTCGCGGACCCCGACCCGCGCGCCGTCGGTGGCGCGCAGTACATGGCGGCGCGGGGCGTCGACGTCGTTCACGCGCCTCACGCTCAGGCAGAGGCGGTGAATCGCAAGTGGCTGATCGCGATGCGGCAGGGTAGGCCATACGTCATCGCAAAGTGGGCGCAGACGCTCGACGGCAAGATCTCCGCCTCAGACGGAACCAGCTTCTGGATTACGGGGCGGGAGGCTCGCGAGCACGTGCACCAACTGCGGGTGCGGGTCGACGCCATACTCGTGGGCACGGGCACCGTCCTAGTCGACGACCCCGAACTGTCCGCGCGCCCCGAGTCGGTTCTCGAACCCCATCAACCGTTGCGCGCCATCATGGGCACGCGGTCCACGGCGGGAGCCCGCGTCTGGCGAGATGAGAACGCGGTGGCGCTCGGTACTCATGACCCCGAGGCCGCCCTCGCGACCCTTTGGGAGCGTGAGGTGCGTACGGTGATTGTGGAGGGCGGCGCGGCGATTCACACGGCATTCCTCGTCGCAGGTCTCGTCGACGAACTCAACGTCTATGTCGCACCCGTTCTGCTTGGCACGGGCACTCAGGCCGTCGCCGATCTGGGAATCCGCACCATGGCCGACGCGTTGAGAGGGCAGGACACCTCGCTGCAGACCCTCGGTGTAGATTGCCTGGTCACGGCTCACCTTCCGAAGGGATAG
- a CDS encoding riboflavin synthase, whose protein sequence is MFTGIVEAIGTVATVEDHGASSRFVLTAPQLGTDIVHGESIAVNGVCLTVAAHEQGGWAFDVMRITEETTTMGELAPGIRVNLERATRADGRLGGHIMQGHVDGVATLVARDSQPEWDDLTFTVPRELLRYVVLKGSISLNGVSLTVAGLVDDTVTVSLIPTTLTETTLGELVVGNEVNVEVDIIAKYVERMMGLSS, encoded by the coding sequence ATGTTTACCGGCATCGTTGAGGCCATTGGTACCGTTGCGACCGTTGAAGATCACGGAGCTTCCTCGCGTTTCGTGCTGACGGCGCCCCAGCTGGGGACGGACATCGTCCACGGCGAGTCGATCGCGGTCAACGGAGTGTGCCTGACGGTGGCAGCGCACGAACAAGGCGGGTGGGCCTTCGACGTGATGCGCATCACGGAAGAGACCACGACGATGGGCGAGTTGGCTCCTGGCATTCGGGTGAATCTCGAGCGCGCCACCCGCGCCGACGGCCGGCTTGGCGGTCACATCATGCAGGGCCACGTCGACGGGGTAGCCACGCTAGTCGCTCGCGATTCCCAGCCGGAGTGGGACGACCTCACCTTCACTGTTCCGCGGGAGTTGCTTCGGTACGTGGTTCTGAAGGGATCGATTTCGCTTAACGGGGTGTCGCTCACGGTGGCCGGGCTCGTCGACGACACGGTGACGGTCTCCCTGATTCCGACCACGTTGACGGAAACAACGCTGGGCGAACTCGTCGTGGGCAACGAGGTAAACGTCGAGGTCGACATCATCGCCAAGTACGTCGAGCGCATGATGGGACTGTCTTCGTGA
- the ribB gene encoding 3,4-dihydroxy-2-butanone-4-phosphate synthase, with protein sequence MSRDPFSLVEQALADLALGKPVLVCDSHEREDEADFIMAAERVTQEWVAWGIRKSSGYLCAPMTGLKADALNLPLMVPNSQDPRRTAYTVSVDAASGVTTGISAADRHATIQRLARADASPEDFIRPGHVLPLRAVAGGVLHRPGHTEAAVDLCRLAGLEPVAVIAELVNDDGTMMRQGSATALATKEGLTLMTIADLIAYRRAKKDLPVAVEPQPHRVLLQGEARLPTVHGEFTIRAYRDARTGAEHLALVKDAPEGVVPIVRVHSECLTGDAFGSIRCECGPQLDASLERVQAEGGAVVYLTGHEGRGIGITAKVRAYALQDQGMDTVDANVELGLPVDRREYGAAAAILEDLGLTNIRLLTNNPAKVEGMRASGITVVERIGLHVGHHPENEAYRRTKVERMGHLQEDSA encoded by the coding sequence GTGAGCCGCGACCCCTTCTCGCTGGTCGAGCAGGCCCTCGCGGATCTCGCTCTTGGCAAACCAGTCCTCGTGTGCGATTCTCACGAACGCGAAGACGAGGCCGACTTCATCATGGCCGCGGAACGCGTCACGCAGGAGTGGGTCGCGTGGGGCATCAGGAAATCAAGCGGCTACCTCTGTGCGCCGATGACGGGTCTGAAGGCCGACGCCCTCAACCTGCCGCTCATGGTCCCCAATAGCCAAGACCCGCGCCGCACGGCATACACGGTGTCGGTCGACGCCGCATCGGGCGTGACGACGGGGATTTCTGCGGCCGACAGGCACGCGACGATTCAGCGATTAGCGAGGGCCGATGCCTCGCCCGAAGATTTCATTCGGCCAGGGCATGTTCTGCCATTGCGCGCTGTTGCAGGGGGTGTCCTGCACCGACCCGGGCACACCGAGGCCGCCGTCGATCTCTGCAGACTCGCCGGGCTTGAGCCCGTTGCAGTCATCGCGGAACTCGTCAACGACGACGGCACCATGATGCGCCAGGGGAGTGCTACCGCCCTTGCCACAAAGGAGGGTCTCACCCTCATGACCATCGCCGACCTCATCGCCTACAGGCGCGCAAAGAAGGATCTTCCCGTCGCCGTGGAGCCGCAGCCGCACCGTGTGCTTCTTCAGGGCGAGGCCCGCCTTCCCACCGTGCACGGCGAGTTCACCATCAGGGCATACCGCGACGCAAGAACCGGCGCGGAGCATCTCGCTCTGGTCAAGGATGCTCCTGAGGGCGTGGTGCCAATCGTCCGGGTGCATTCGGAATGCCTCACGGGCGACGCCTTTGGCTCAATCCGATGCGAATGTGGCCCGCAGCTTGATGCGTCCCTCGAGCGCGTCCAGGCCGAGGGCGGGGCGGTCGTGTACCTCACCGGCCACGAGGGCCGTGGCATCGGCATCACCGCCAAGGTGCGGGCATATGCGCTTCAAGACCAGGGGATGGACACCGTCGACGCAAACGTCGAACTCGGACTTCCCGTGGATCGCAGGGAGTATGGCGCCGCGGCCGCGATTCTGGAGGACCTCGGTCTGACGAATATCCGCCTCCTAACCAACAACCCTGCCAAAGTCGAGGGCATGCGCGCTTCCGGAATCACGGTGGTCGAGCGCATCGGCCTGCACGTGGGCCACCACCCCGAAAACGAGGCCTACCGGCGCACTAAAGTGGAGCGCATGGGACACCTACAAGAGGACTCTGCATGA
- the ribH gene encoding 6,7-dimethyl-8-ribityllumazine synthase, whose product MSGQGAPSLSIDAKGAIVDVVASQWHTTIMDGLVAGALAAVERAGATARVWRVPGAFELPVVAERLARSGAEAIVCLGVVVRGGTPHFEYVCDAVTRGLTDVARCHAVAVGFGILTTDTEQQALDRAGLPGSSEDKGAEAVEAALATSALMRDITSQLG is encoded by the coding sequence ATGAGTGGTCAGGGCGCGCCAAGCCTTTCAATTGACGCGAAGGGCGCCATTGTGGACGTCGTCGCGTCGCAATGGCACACCACCATCATGGACGGCCTAGTGGCGGGCGCCCTTGCCGCGGTGGAACGCGCAGGCGCCACGGCAAGGGTCTGGCGCGTGCCCGGAGCCTTCGAACTCCCCGTGGTGGCCGAGAGGCTCGCGCGCAGTGGTGCGGAGGCCATTGTGTGCCTCGGAGTGGTCGTCAGGGGCGGCACCCCGCACTTCGAATACGTGTGTGATGCGGTGACTCGAGGCTTGACCGATGTGGCCCGCTGCCATGCCGTCGCGGTCGGCTTCGGAATTCTCACCACGGACACGGAACAGCAGGCGCTCGACAGGGCGGGACTGCCGGGGTCTTCAGAAGACAAGGGTGCCGAGGCGGTTGAGGCCGCACTCGCCACATCCGCACTCATGCGCGACATCACGAGCCAGCTGGGCTGA
- a CDS encoding phosphoribosyl-ATP diphosphatase has translation MTSFNELFQKLSERAAARPEGSGTVTLLDKGVHAIGKKLVEEAAEAWMAAEYETDEEAAEEISQLLYHAQVMMIAKGLSLADVEKYL, from the coding sequence GTGACTTCCTTCAACGAGCTTTTCCAGAAACTGTCTGAACGCGCCGCCGCCCGCCCCGAAGGTTCGGGAACGGTGACCCTGCTCGACAAGGGGGTCCATGCCATCGGCAAGAAACTTGTTGAGGAGGCTGCCGAGGCGTGGATGGCTGCCGAGTACGAGACCGATGAGGAGGCGGCCGAGGAGATCTCTCAGCTGCTCTATCACGCGCAGGTCATGATGATTGCCAAGGGCCTCTCGCTGGCCGACGTCGAGAAGTATCTCTAG
- the hisG gene encoding ATP phosphoribosyltransferase: protein MLRIAVPNKGSLSDPAVELLREAGYKQRRDPRELVLVDTRNEVEFFFLRPRDVAVYVGAGTVHAGITGRDLLLDSGAAATEQLELGFGASTFRYAAAPGEISSIEQLAGKRVATSYSHLVDTHLRSFGIEADVVRLDGAVESSVRLGVADAVADVVSTGTTLKAAGLEVFGEPLLVSEAILIRSDSVEESTVAVLTARLRGVLMARQYVLVDYDVPSAFLEDAIAITPGFEAPTVTPLHGSDWHAVRVMVPRIEMNHVMDALYAAGARAILTTELLAVRV, encoded by the coding sequence GTGCTACGCATCGCCGTCCCGAACAAGGGTTCATTGTCAGACCCCGCCGTTGAACTGCTCCGCGAGGCCGGCTACAAGCAACGCCGGGACCCGCGCGAACTCGTGCTCGTCGACACACGCAACGAGGTCGAATTCTTCTTCCTGAGGCCTCGGGACGTCGCCGTCTACGTGGGTGCGGGCACGGTGCACGCGGGAATCACGGGGCGCGACCTCCTGCTCGACTCGGGCGCGGCCGCGACCGAACAACTCGAGCTTGGCTTCGGCGCCTCGACGTTCCGCTACGCGGCGGCACCTGGCGAGATCTCGAGCATCGAGCAACTCGCAGGAAAGCGTGTCGCGACGTCCTACTCGCACCTGGTCGATACTCACTTGAGGTCCTTCGGGATCGAGGCCGACGTGGTGCGCCTTGATGGCGCAGTCGAATCGTCCGTGCGTCTTGGCGTGGCCGACGCGGTCGCCGACGTCGTGTCGACCGGTACCACTTTGAAGGCCGCCGGCCTCGAGGTCTTTGGCGAGCCGTTGCTCGTATCGGAAGCGATTCTCATTCGGTCCGACTCCGTGGAGGAGTCAACGGTCGCCGTGCTCACGGCCAGATTGCGGGGCGTACTCATGGCCCGCCAATACGTGCTCGTGGACTACGACGTGCCAAGCGCGTTCCTCGAGGATGCCATCGCCATTACGCCAGGCTTCGAGGCTCCCACGGTGACGCCCTTGCATGGTTCGGACTGGCACGCGGTGCGGGTCATGGTGCCGCGGATTGAAATGAACCACGTCATGGATGCGCTCTACGCCGCCGGTGCGAGGGCCATCCTCACCACGGAACTGCTCGCCGTCAGGGTCTAA